Proteins encoded in a region of the Zea mays cultivar B73 chromosome 4, Zm-B73-REFERENCE-NAM-5.0, whole genome shotgun sequence genome:
- the LOC100277953 gene encoding uncharacterized protein LOC100277953: MKTLCPKPGKGGKIHPSPAEDPTAAAFRLLPAAILVLVAGLCPEDQRVLAHLVTRSFLLGWDTITAPPPEQARGGPRRRRGHPPTVGCLCFQCYGSFWSRWDCSPQHDRIHAVLDAFEEHLNAAESAAAATATPPSSKRRDKGKRSRAPAATTPPPQPPTRGSPESQEPPSEVAHEPSAPLLPSCPCTPPPPAPAACLSENKENVPEETGAEAKAEQCGGEVAAEADEERKRGWADVMGGVLNLRRWGIWSPAVESGAT, encoded by the coding sequence ATGAAGACGCTGTGCCCCAAGCCCGGAAAGGGCGGCAAGATCCACCCTTCGCCCGCCGAGGACCCCACCGCGGCGGCATTCCGCCTCCTCCCGGCCGCCATCCTCGTCCTCGTCGCCGGGCTGTGCCCCGAGGACCAGCGGGTGCTGGCCCACCTCGTCACGCGCTCGTTCCTGCTGGGCTGGGACACCATCACGGCGCCGCCGCCGGAGCAGGCGCGCGGGGGCCCGCGTCGCAGGCGCGGCCACCCGCCCACCGTCGGGTGCCTGTGCTTCCAGTGCTACGGCAGCTTCTGGTCGCGGTGGGACTGCTCCCCGCAGCACGACCGCATACACGCCGTCCTCGACGCCTTCGAGGAGCACCTCAACGCcgccgagtccgccgccgccgccaccgccacccCTCCCTCCTCCAAGCGCCGCGACAAGGGAAAGCGCAGCAGGGCTCCTGCCGCTACTACACCTCCGCCACAGCCGCCGACGCGGGGCAGCCCCGAGTCCCAGGAGCCCCCATCCGAGGTGGCGCATGAACCCTCGGCGCCGCTCCTCCCTTCCTGCCCTTGTACCCCGCCACCACCGGCCCCCGCGGCGTGCCTCTCCGAGAACAAGGAGAATGTCCCGGAAGAGACTGGCGCGGAGGCCAAAGCGGAGCAATGCGGCGGCGAGGTGGCGGCGGAGGCCGATGAAGAGAGGAAGCGCGGGTGGGCGGACGTGATGGGCGGGGTGCTGAACCTGCGCCGCTGGGGGATTTGGAGCCCCGCCGTGGAGAGCGGCGCCACCTAG